The Macrococcoides canis genome has a window encoding:
- a CDS encoding DUF2332 family protein, which produces MPEKLKKQFQAYKEIVKSDSPLYHYIADKISEDEKYLTQLKPYAVDASFIPLFFTAVLKSLYIYEDDLRDYYLNFTDKPKAPDDKLVRHFKSFTDRYMTNISQDIRRYDLKKNIVERSSVLIPIFTQIIKESGHEHFNMIELGTRAGLLLNYDWYGYTFNKSVVLGDTEQMNIKVRINQYDSLDKIEPLVHPNQKIGITRNKMDIATEEDHLWLLSLYYPEENKRRKYYSKARKLFLEHPVDIYEGEEIQLLDEQLSTLPEDEPIIIFHIHVTKHWSDERKQQLLAVIQKHAQSKEIYHVHHQIFNSDIYLDSFFEGNVKREKLAHFDLNKLQIEWLYNQPIKL; this is translated from the coding sequence ATGCCTGAAAAATTAAAAAAACAGTTTCAAGCTTATAAAGAGATTGTTAAATCTGATAGTCCGCTATATCACTATATTGCGGATAAAATAAGTGAAGATGAAAAGTATTTAACCCAGCTAAAACCTTATGCTGTAGATGCTAGTTTTATCCCACTTTTCTTTACAGCAGTTTTAAAGAGCTTATATATATATGAGGATGACTTGCGTGACTACTACTTAAATTTTACTGATAAACCAAAAGCACCTGATGATAAACTGGTGCGTCACTTTAAATCTTTTACAGATCGTTACATGACGAATATATCACAGGATATCAGAAGATATGATCTGAAGAAGAATATTGTTGAACGTTCTTCTGTGCTCATCCCAATTTTTACTCAGATTATTAAAGAGAGTGGTCATGAACATTTTAATATGATCGAGCTTGGTACACGTGCTGGATTATTATTAAATTATGACTGGTATGGCTATACTTTTAATAAATCAGTCGTACTTGGAGATACTGAGCAAATGAATATCAAGGTGAGAATTAATCAGTATGATAGCTTAGATAAGATAGAACCTTTAGTTCATCCTAATCAGAAGATAGGAATCACCCGTAATAAGATGGATATTGCGACTGAAGAGGATCATTTATGGCTCCTCAGCCTATATTATCCTGAAGAAAACAAAAGACGTAAATATTATTCTAAAGCAAGGAAGCTTTTTTTAGAGCATCCTGTTGATATATATGAAGGGGAAGAGATTCAGCTGCTTGATGAACAGCTGAGTACACTGCCTGAAGATGAACCGATTATTATCTTTCATATCCACGTAACGAAACACTGGTCAGATGAGAGAAAACAGCAACTTTTAGCTGTAATTCAAAAACACGCACAGTCTAAAGAAATCTATCACGTGCATCATCAGATTTTTAATAGTGATATTTATCTGGATTCCTTTTTTGAAGGGAATGTTAAGCGTGAGAAACTGGCACATTTTGATTTGAATAAACTGCAGATAGAATGGTTATATAATCAGCCGATTAAGTTATAA